In a single window of the Chionomys nivalis chromosome 11, mChiNiv1.1, whole genome shotgun sequence genome:
- the C11H1orf174 gene encoding UPF0688 protein C1orf174 homolog, protein MRSRKLTGGVRSSARLQARSYSPASSASAEGTASSTSAKTACLTSSSHKTTDRRTSKKFKYDKGHLVKAELQKADRKSDISSLPKVAPEASCDNEFAEASAKTAIPAPESREPPQGCCQPVSEEPLAKTEGGLPTPEPSRAAAAQEPDGSSARQAEPVPRTEEVQAPVLQMDSSVFLDDDSNQPMPVSRFFGNVELMQDLPPASSSCPSMSRREFRKMHFRAKEDEDEDDAEM, encoded by the exons ATGAGGAGCAGGAAG CTCACAGGTGGAGTGCGATCCTCGGCGCGCCTTCAGGCCCGAAGCTACTCTCCAGCCAGCTCAGCCTCTGCTGAGGGCACTGCCAGCTCCACATCTGCCAAGACAGCATGTCTG ACTTCCTCGTCACACAAGACTACAGACAGACGCACTTCCAAAAAGTTCAAGTATGACAAAGGTCACCTTGTAAAGGCAGAACTACAGAAAGCTGACCGTAAAAGTGACATTTCTTCTTTGCCAAAAGTGGCCCCCGAGGCCTCTTGTGACAATGAGTTTGCAGAGGCCAGCGCTAAGACAGCTATCCCTGCGCCGGAGAGTAGAGAGCCTCCCCAGGGCTGCTGCCAGCCTGTGAGTGAGGAACCCTTAGCAAAGACTGAAGGTGGCCTGCCcacaccagaacccagcagagCGGCTGCAGCCCAGGAACCTGATGGCAGTTCTGCCAGACAGGCCGAGCCAGTGCCCAGGACAGAGGAGGTGCAGGCACCTGTCCTCCAGATGGACAGCAGCGTCTTTCTAGATGATGACAGCAACCAGCCCATGCCTGTGAGTCGCTTCTTCGGGAATGTTGAGCTTATGCAG GATCTGCCACCAGCCTCTTCATCTTGTCCTTCCATGAGCAGACGAGAGTTCAGAAAAATGCATTTCAGAGCCAAAGAGGACGAGGATGAGGACGACGCCGAGATGTAG